The proteins below are encoded in one region of Aquisphaera giovannonii:
- a CDS encoding S41 family peptidase — protein MQRSAVILLLGLLCSRAAAQEAIPSAKLLEDADVLRRIYERAHPGLYRYNTKAQMAGHLAALRAEFARDRSLGEAYVAVSQFLAKVRCGHSYANFYNQPRGVADALFSGRNRVPFLFRWIDGRMIVDRDFSGALKPGTEVLAIEGHPVAEILGKLMTIARADGGNDAKRVAYLEVRGKDRYEAFDIFLPLFYPGIGERIGLEVVPPGAKGPLTLAVAAHDRAQREALGKEAQQPAGADPWKFETLEGGAAYLRMPGWALYDSKWDWKGFLDRGMDALIDRRAPALIVDLRDNEGGLDVGNVLIERITAREVRGGIQRRYTRYRTLPGDLVPFLDTWDWSFKDWGDKAVPDRAGFYRLTRYDDDANGDVIAPRGRRFEGRLVVLVNAANSSATFQFARLIKDNQLGTLVGQPTGGNRRGINGGAFFFAKLPNSKIEFDVPLIATFPGERPLPDGVVLPFLDVPDAGVEPDVPVKPRAEDIAAGVDAELEAARALLKGRR, from the coding sequence ATGCAGCGATCGGCCGTCATCCTCCTGCTCGGATTGCTGTGCTCCCGGGCCGCCGCGCAGGAGGCGATCCCTTCTGCCAAGCTCCTCGAGGACGCGGACGTCCTCCGGCGCATCTACGAGCGGGCGCATCCCGGGCTGTACCGCTACAACACGAAGGCCCAGATGGCGGGGCACCTCGCCGCCCTCCGGGCCGAGTTCGCCCGCGACCGCAGCCTCGGCGAGGCCTACGTCGCCGTCTCGCAGTTCCTCGCCAAGGTCCGCTGCGGGCACTCCTATGCGAACTTCTACAACCAGCCCAGGGGCGTCGCCGACGCCCTCTTCTCCGGCAGGAACCGCGTCCCGTTCCTCTTCCGCTGGATCGACGGGCGGATGATCGTGGACCGGGATTTCTCGGGCGCGCTGAAGCCCGGGACGGAGGTCCTCGCCATCGAGGGGCATCCCGTCGCGGAGATCCTGGGCAAGCTCATGACCATCGCCCGCGCCGACGGGGGCAACGACGCCAAGCGGGTCGCCTACCTCGAGGTGCGCGGCAAGGACAGGTACGAGGCGTTCGACATCTTCCTGCCGCTCTTCTACCCCGGGATCGGCGAGCGGATCGGGCTGGAGGTGGTGCCGCCGGGGGCCAAAGGGCCGCTCACTCTGGCCGTCGCCGCCCACGACAGGGCCCAGCGGGAGGCCCTCGGCAAGGAGGCCCAGCAGCCCGCCGGGGCCGACCCCTGGAAGTTCGAGACGCTGGAGGGCGGCGCGGCCTACCTCCGCATGCCGGGGTGGGCCCTGTACGACAGCAAGTGGGACTGGAAGGGGTTCCTCGACCGGGGGATGGACGCGCTGATCGACCGCCGGGCGCCGGCCCTCATCGTCGACCTGCGCGACAACGAGGGCGGGCTGGACGTCGGCAACGTCCTGATCGAGCGGATCACCGCCCGCGAAGTCCGCGGCGGAATCCAGCGCAGGTATACCCGATATCGCACGCTGCCCGGGGACCTCGTCCCCTTCCTCGACACCTGGGACTGGTCGTTCAAGGACTGGGGCGACAAGGCCGTCCCCGACCGCGCCGGCTTCTACCGGCTGACCCGGTACGACGACGACGCGAACGGCGACGTGATCGCCCCGCGAGGCCGCCGCTTCGAGGGCCGGCTCGTCGTGCTGGTCAACGCGGCGAACAGCTCCGCGACGTTCCAGTTCGCCAGGCTCATCAAGGACAACCAACTCGGCACGCTCGTCGGCCAGCCCACCGGGGGCAATCGGAGGGGGATCAACGGCGGGGCGTTCTTCTTCGCGAAGCTGCCCAACTCGAAGATCGAGTTCGACGTGCCGCTGATCGCCACCTTCCCGGGCGAGCGCCCGCTGCCGGATGGGGTCGTCCTGCCGTTCCTCGACGTCCCGGACGCCGGGGTCGAGCCCGACGTCCCGGTGAAGCCCCGCGCCGAGGACATCGCGGCCGGCGTGGATGCCGAGCTGGAGGCGGCCAGGGCGCTGCTGAAGGGCCGGAGATGA